The following proteins are co-located in the Blastopirellula sediminis genome:
- a CDS encoding DUF3592 domain-containing protein, translated as MSTVFFALFISIFYIVGFAFLGGTIWIAWHSLRAGNWPTTPATITDLDIISQSDGEGGDSYEVKVAYTYEVLGKQYEGSRLAYGYGGSSGREAHQQIFDRLQNANAVAVRYDPGDPAQSCLSYGIHRSIQIGLAFAATWLLFVFGFTLLFWLFSLPDTALLRNLSAN; from the coding sequence ATGTCGACGGTTTTCTTTGCGCTCTTTATCAGCATTTTCTATATCGTGGGATTCGCCTTTTTGGGCGGTACTATCTGGATCGCCTGGCATTCGCTGCGGGCAGGCAATTGGCCGACGACGCCAGCGACGATTACCGATCTCGATATCATCTCGCAGTCTGACGGCGAGGGGGGCGATTCGTATGAAGTGAAGGTCGCCTACACGTACGAAGTGCTGGGAAAGCAATATGAAGGTTCGCGACTTGCTTACGGCTACGGCGGAAGCAGCGGTCGCGAGGCGCATCAGCAGATATTCGATCGGCTTCAAAATGCCAACGCCGTCGCCGTTCGCTATGATCCAGGCGACCCGGCGCAGTCCTGCCTTTCTTATGGGATTCACCGTTCGATTCAAATCGGCTTGGCGTTCGCTGCGACTTGGCTGTTGTTCGTGTTCGGCTTCACGCTTTTGTTTTGGCTCTTTTCGTTGCCTGATACGGCGCTTTTGCGAAATCTCTCGGCGAATTGA
- a CDS encoding DUF4272 domain-containing protein, whose amino-acid sequence MAFEAINLFSHKIDPRGIVDVLRQSGFKLEISGPEDDWTDIVVEVKKGGLFSKRRVLTFAHDSEYYSGEGWAVQVSGMQGYFSRFAEVPRMAEIMRMIGSFRFVLAVPQEDLDIWSDDERIPLLYSVCQKIDGVIFTPYGLLDSQGRTLIEEGGLFDEEATLPFIPSMEPSSESDEEEYDDEPIPPTPLRVARRALALTAVAARATLEMDAPQLDEPDELRRRLLDWVETLEIGDEFEPDEWKVLQRSVGNLESQDHINALWRVEGLTVLAWALGRFELPPDDELVMPSELYPAMGFLDPELGRAVLEGAELRSAEELEELQTHLLMLHWRVRDYSIRPGPMDFVAFSKSSWIGEFDVSKFRLIENDLAIGGAAIDDADPEHRSIVQSLAHERHLAINWLMGYSEKYSDTDTST is encoded by the coding sequence ATGGCATTTGAAGCGATCAATCTCTTCTCGCATAAGATCGATCCCCGCGGCATCGTCGATGTGCTGCGGCAAAGCGGGTTCAAACTTGAGATTTCAGGGCCCGAGGACGACTGGACCGATATCGTCGTCGAAGTGAAGAAAGGGGGCCTGTTCAGCAAACGACGCGTGCTGACTTTCGCCCACGATTCCGAGTATTACAGCGGCGAAGGTTGGGCGGTGCAAGTTTCGGGCATGCAGGGATACTTCTCGCGATTCGCGGAAGTGCCGCGAATGGCCGAGATCATGCGGATGATCGGCAGTTTTCGGTTTGTGCTCGCGGTTCCGCAGGAAGATCTCGATATCTGGAGCGACGACGAGCGGATACCGCTGCTTTACTCGGTCTGTCAGAAGATCGACGGCGTCATCTTTACGCCGTATGGCTTGCTCGATTCTCAGGGACGTACCTTGATTGAGGAGGGGGGCCTCTTCGACGAGGAAGCGACGCTTCCATTCATTCCATCGATGGAGCCAAGCTCGGAAAGCGATGAGGAGGAGTACGACGACGAGCCGATTCCTCCAACGCCGCTACGCGTCGCTAGGCGGGCGTTGGCGCTGACCGCGGTTGCAGCTCGCGCCACGCTGGAGATGGACGCGCCGCAGCTTGACGAGCCGGATGAACTGCGGCGGCGGTTGCTCGATTGGGTCGAGACGTTGGAAATTGGCGACGAGTTTGAGCCGGACGAATGGAAAGTGCTGCAGCGTTCGGTAGGCAATCTGGAGTCGCAGGACCATATCAACGCGCTGTGGCGAGTTGAGGGACTCACGGTCCTGGCGTGGGCGCTTGGTCGATTTGAATTGCCTCCGGATGATGAACTCGTCATGCCGTCTGAACTTTATCCGGCGATGGGGTTTCTCGACCCTGAGTTGGGACGGGCCGTTCTGGAAGGGGCGGAGCTCCGATCCGCGGAAGAGCTGGAGGAGCTGCAAACGCATCTGCTGATGCTACACTGGCGAGTACGCGACTACTCGATTCGCCCCGGGCCGATGGACTTCGTCGCGTTCTCGAAATCAAGCTGGATCGGTGAGTTCGACGTCAGTAAATTTCGGCTCATTGAAAACGATCTCGCCATCGGCGGCGCCGCGATTGATGACGCCGACCCGGAACATCGGTCGATCGTTCAGAGTCTGGCGCATGAGCGTCACCTGGCGATTAATTGGCTGATGGGCTACAGCGAAAAATACTCGGATACGGATACGAGCACCTAG
- a CDS encoding MBL fold metallo-hydrolase: protein MTKIDEIAPDLFRLSIYVPQLDMQFNHFLVRDDEPLLFHAGLKGMFPALKEAVGKLIDPTTLRHVAWSHFESDEVGGLNEWLELAPQAQPVCTLIGKLVSVDDFAIRPALGMTADDVLPTGKYRYRFYPSPHIPHGWDAGVLFEETTKTLFCSDLFHHFGDVAALTENDLIAPTHQAMQTLQQGPLAGYMPYTRQTEGVLHQLAKLQPETLAVMHGSSYRGECGQLLTDLGSVIKETFDS, encoded by the coding sequence ATGACCAAGATTGACGAGATCGCCCCCGACCTGTTTCGCTTGTCGATTTACGTTCCGCAGCTCGACATGCAGTTCAATCACTTTCTAGTACGTGACGACGAGCCCCTCTTGTTTCACGCCGGTTTGAAAGGAATGTTTCCGGCCTTGAAGGAGGCGGTCGGAAAGCTGATCGATCCGACGACGCTACGGCACGTCGCGTGGAGCCACTTTGAATCGGACGAAGTGGGAGGATTGAACGAGTGGCTGGAGCTTGCGCCGCAGGCTCAGCCCGTTTGTACGCTGATTGGCAAGCTGGTGAGCGTCGACGACTTTGCGATTCGCCCAGCGCTGGGGATGACGGCAGACGATGTGCTGCCGACCGGCAAGTATCGCTACCGCTTTTACCCTTCGCCCCATATTCCGCATGGCTGGGACGCCGGGGTGTTGTTTGAAGAGACGACGAAGACGCTATTTTGCTCGGACCTGTTCCATCACTTCGGCGACGTCGCCGCGCTGACCGAAAACGACCTGATCGCTCCGACGCATCAGGCGATGCAGACGCTGCAGCAAGGGCCGCTGGCTGGTTACATGCCGTACACGCGACAGACCGAGGGAGTGCTTCACCAGCTTGCAAAGCTGCAACCAGAGACGCTGGCGGTGATGCACGGTTCGTCGTATCGCGGCGAGTGCGGTCAACTTTTAACGGATCTGGGAAGCGTAATCAAAGAAACGTTCGACTCGTAG
- a CDS encoding Gfo/Idh/MocA family protein encodes MSERIESTENRRNFIKVAGTASALAAFAVPTVHAEEKEINTIQVALIGCGGRGSGAAADCLRVPNGRTKLVAMADVFQNRLDGSYQSLDRSFESNKEKVDVPKERQFVGFEAYKSAMDALNPGDVVILATPLAFRWVHYTYAIEKGLNVFMEKPVIADGPSAKRMLALAAKADEKNLKSAVGLMVRHCRGRQELHKRIQDGEIGDIITMRAYRMHGPVASAFSTRKPEDKPEVMFQIERFHSFLWASGGCFSDFYIHQIDETSWMKNAWPVKAQALGGRHYREDFIDQNFDTYAVEYTYDDGSKLFFDGRTMIGCRNDMSSTVHGSKGSAIVSTSGHTPGKVRTFSGQNQNRREVTWAWPQPEENPYQLEWNDFIDAIVNNKPYNEVPRGVEASLVTSMGRMAAHTGQEITYEQMLNCEHEFAPNVDKLTEDGPAPVMPDENGRYPVPMPGKNRDREFG; translated from the coding sequence ATGAGCGAACGAATCGAATCGACTGAAAACCGTCGCAACTTTATCAAAGTCGCCGGTACGGCTTCGGCGCTGGCCGCCTTCGCCGTTCCCACTGTTCACGCCGAAGAAAAAGAGATCAACACGATCCAAGTCGCGCTGATCGGTTGCGGCGGACGTGGTAGCGGCGCCGCGGCGGACTGCCTGCGCGTGCCGAACGGCCGCACCAAGCTGGTCGCCATGGCCGACGTCTTCCAGAATCGCCTGGACGGCAGCTACCAATCGCTCGATCGTTCGTTCGAGTCGAACAAAGAGAAGGTCGACGTGCCGAAAGAACGTCAGTTCGTCGGCTTCGAAGCTTACAAGAGCGCCATGGACGCCTTGAATCCTGGCGACGTCGTCATCCTCGCCACGCCGCTCGCCTTCCGCTGGGTTCACTACACCTACGCGATCGAAAAAGGCCTGAACGTCTTCATGGAAAAGCCGGTGATCGCCGACGGCCCCAGCGCCAAACGGATGCTCGCCCTGGCCGCCAAAGCGGACGAAAAGAACCTGAAGTCGGCGGTCGGCCTGATGGTCCGTCACTGCCGCGGTCGCCAGGAACTGCACAAGCGGATCCAGGATGGCGAAATCGGCGATATCATCACGATGCGAGCCTATCGCATGCACGGCCCGGTCGCTTCGGCCTTCTCGACGCGTAAGCCGGAAGACAAGCCGGAAGTGATGTTCCAGATCGAACGCTTCCACAGCTTCCTGTGGGCCAGCGGCGGTTGCTTCAGCGACTTCTACATTCACCAGATCGACGAAACCTCGTGGATGAAGAACGCGTGGCCGGTCAAAGCGCAAGCCTTGGGCGGACGTCACTATCGCGAAGACTTCATCGACCAGAACTTCGACACCTACGCCGTCGAATACACCTACGACGATGGTTCGAAGCTCTTCTTCGACGGCCGCACCATGATCGGCTGCCGCAACGACATGTCGAGCACCGTCCACGGTAGCAAAGGTTCGGCGATCGTCAGCACCTCGGGTCACACCCCGGGCAAGGTTCGCACGTTCTCGGGTCAAAACCAGAACCGCCGCGAAGTGACTTGGGCCTGGCCGCAACCGGAAGAAAACCCGTACCAACTGGAATGGAACGACTTCATTGACGCGATTGTGAACAACAAGCCGTACAACGAAGTTCCCCGCGGCGTCGAAGCGAGCCTGGTCACCAGCATGGGACGCATGGCGGCTCACACCGGCCAGGAAATCACCTACGAACAAATGCTCAACTGCGAGCACGAGTTCGCCCCGAACGTCGACAAGCTGACCGAAGACGGTCCGGCGCCGGTCATGCCGGACGAAAACGGCCGCTACCCGGTCCCGATGCCGGGCAAGAATCGCGATCGCGAATTCGGCTAG
- a CDS encoding SUMF1/EgtB/PvdO family nonheme iron enzyme → MIRYLLISTQLLCFFSIACLGFSASAAKVDFEKEIAPILEMNCVSCHSGDEPEGDFNLTTKELATDSGSGEGLVAGEPDSSMIYTLTVVERTDEMLMPPLRTGGPLTKEQTELLRNWISEGAEWPADKTLVAKPKPAGNFVSADDFELIKKIHAKIVAQAEKEAGEAQNYAKVIPLTQVEFNMVAVPGGEFLMGSPEGEELRKEDEGPQTKVKVDPFWIGKCEVTWDEYEPFMITQVDRRKDGGRIDYDADKHTMVDAVSQPTPPYTEMSFGMGQHGYPAISMTQHAANKYCQWLSAQTGHFYRLPTEAEWEYACRAGTNTAYSFGDDPDLLKQYAWFYDNANEKYQKVGLKKPNPWGLHDMHGNVMEWTADQYTPDYFAKIQGHTDNPFIKPTTLYPRTVRGGGWDDDPDRLRSAARRGSDASWKIQDPQLPKSIWYHTDATQLGFRIVRPAKVPSPEEMYFYWNSARDVY, encoded by the coding sequence TTGATCCGCTATCTCCTGATAAGCACCCAGCTCCTTTGCTTTTTCTCGATCGCCTGCTTGGGATTCTCCGCGTCAGCCGCCAAAGTTGATTTCGAAAAAGAGATCGCGCCGATCCTGGAGATGAACTGCGTCTCGTGCCACTCTGGCGATGAGCCCGAAGGGGACTTCAACCTGACGACGAAAGAGTTGGCGACTGACAGCGGTTCAGGCGAAGGGCTCGTCGCAGGCGAACCCGACAGCAGCATGATCTATACGTTGACCGTCGTCGAACGAACCGACGAGATGCTGATGCCTCCTCTGCGCACCGGCGGACCGCTTACGAAAGAGCAAACCGAACTGCTTCGCAATTGGATCTCCGAAGGGGCAGAGTGGCCTGCTGACAAAACGCTTGTCGCGAAGCCGAAACCGGCGGGCAACTTCGTCTCGGCCGACGACTTTGAGCTCATCAAAAAGATCCACGCCAAGATCGTCGCTCAAGCGGAAAAGGAAGCAGGCGAAGCGCAGAACTACGCGAAAGTGATTCCGCTGACGCAAGTCGAGTTCAACATGGTCGCCGTGCCTGGCGGCGAATTCCTGATGGGAAGTCCCGAGGGAGAAGAGCTTCGCAAAGAAGACGAAGGCCCGCAGACCAAGGTCAAAGTCGATCCGTTCTGGATCGGCAAATGCGAAGTGACCTGGGACGAATACGAGCCGTTCATGATCACGCAGGTCGACCGCCGTAAGGATGGCGGCCGGATCGATTACGACGCCGACAAACATACGATGGTCGACGCGGTCAGCCAGCCAACTCCTCCCTACACCGAAATGAGCTTCGGGATGGGACAGCATGGCTATCCGGCGATCAGCATGACGCAGCACGCGGCAAACAAGTATTGCCAGTGGCTAAGCGCTCAAACTGGGCATTTCTATCGCTTGCCGACCGAAGCCGAATGGGAATACGCTTGCCGTGCTGGAACCAACACCGCTTATTCATTCGGCGATGATCCGGACCTGCTCAAGCAATACGCCTGGTTCTATGACAATGCGAATGAAAAGTACCAAAAGGTTGGCCTAAAGAAACCGAATCCTTGGGGCCTGCACGACATGCATGGCAACGTGATGGAATGGACCGCTGATCAATATACGCCGGACTATTTCGCCAAGATCCAAGGGCATACCGATAACCCCTTCATCAAGCCAACCACCCTTTATCCGCGAACCGTTCGCGGCGGCGGCTGGGACGATGATCCCGATCGACTCCGCTCGGCGGCGCGACGTGGATCGGACGCTTCCTGGAAGATCCAAGATCCGCAATTGCCCAAGAGCATCTGGTATCACACCGATGCGACTCAACTCGGATTTCGCATCGTGCGTCCGGCGAAGGTTCCTTCGCCGGAAGAAATGTACTTCTACTGGAATAGCGCACGAGACGTTTACTAG
- a CDS encoding acyl-CoA desaturase yields the protein MLKVLHQPKRERLEKPSGVYPIRIWWEYVGVLTVIHITALYAFWPYLFSWIGVFSIVIGHHLFGMFGITVGYHRLLTHRSFTCPRWLEHTFAVLGVCCLQDTPARWVATHRVHHQHSDHREDPHTPLVNFLWAQFGWLTLKDHNFGKMAHLDRYARDIVRDPFYLWLERGQNGLFVFLAHAVVIYLIGGAIGLSYGGWSEAWRMSWSLLVWGVAVRTVVVWHLTWAVNSITHMWGYRTFETNDDSRNNWFVGYLTHGEGWHNNHHAWPTAAAHGQNWWEFDISYRVICFLEMIGLAWNVSRPDTKRSKSTAA from the coding sequence GTGCTCAAAGTCCTGCACCAGCCGAAGCGCGAGCGTTTGGAAAAGCCGTCTGGCGTCTATCCCATCCGCATTTGGTGGGAATATGTCGGCGTACTTACCGTGATCCATATCACCGCGCTGTATGCGTTCTGGCCCTATTTGTTCAGCTGGATCGGCGTGTTCTCGATCGTGATCGGCCATCACCTCTTTGGCATGTTTGGGATCACGGTTGGTTATCACCGACTACTTACGCATCGCAGCTTCACGTGCCCGCGTTGGTTGGAACATACCTTTGCGGTTCTCGGCGTCTGCTGTTTGCAAGATACGCCGGCTCGCTGGGTGGCGACGCATCGGGTACATCATCAACACTCCGATCATCGCGAAGATCCTCACACGCCGCTGGTCAATTTCCTCTGGGCCCAGTTTGGCTGGCTGACCTTGAAGGATCACAACTTCGGCAAGATGGCCCACTTGGACCGCTATGCTCGCGACATCGTCCGTGATCCGTTCTACCTCTGGTTGGAGCGGGGACAGAACGGGCTGTTCGTTTTCCTTGCTCACGCGGTGGTCATCTATTTGATCGGCGGCGCGATTGGCCTTTCGTATGGCGGTTGGTCGGAAGCTTGGCGCATGAGCTGGAGCTTGCTCGTTTGGGGCGTCGCGGTCCGTACCGTGGTCGTCTGGCACCTGACCTGGGCCGTGAACTCGATCACGCACATGTGGGGCTATCGCACGTTTGAAACGAACGACGACAGCCGCAACAACTGGTTCGTCGGGTATTTGACCCACGGCGAAGGGTGGCACAACAACCACCACGCCTGGCCGACCGCGGCAGCCCATGGACAAAACTGGTGGGAGTTCGATATCTCCTACCGCGTCATTTGCTTCCTGGAAATGATCGGCCTGGCGTGGAACGTGTCGCGTCCCGATACGAAGCGGTCGAAATCGACCGCCGCCTAG
- a CDS encoding alpha/beta hydrolase produces MRFSLALLSVTAIVSIAGAASLQAAEPFQPQTIVPGGMVMPLYPASSPILNQERVHEAENYNSTFSKKPENILNVINIHNPSIEVHLATDQPNNTGTAVIVAPGGGHKILWVGPEGADCVPFFKEQGVSTIILRNRLRVDGYVAEVDAVNDAFQAIRIVRAHAAEWKLDPAKIGIMGFSAGAELSAPTAIAYEAFERDHSGADDPLAKVSARPDFVGVIYPGPTPFTANPEAKIPADVPPSFIASAGSGDRVHALWAADYFTAMLKAGAPNLEMHIYGNGGHGGGIKDRGGIPFGTWPASYLAWLKDLGFLNKPGVPTKAATDVAAYAKKSKN; encoded by the coding sequence ATGCGTTTCTCCCTCGCCCTCCTCTCCGTAACGGCGATCGTTTCGATTGCCGGCGCCGCTTCGCTGCAGGCCGCCGAACCATTTCAGCCGCAGACGATCGTCCCAGGCGGAATGGTGATGCCGCTTTATCCGGCCAGCTCGCCGATCCTGAACCAAGAGCGCGTTCACGAAGCGGAGAACTACAATTCGACCTTCTCGAAGAAGCCGGAAAACATTCTCAACGTAATTAACATTCACAACCCGTCGATCGAAGTTCACCTCGCAACCGACCAGCCGAACAATACCGGCACGGCGGTGATCGTCGCTCCTGGCGGCGGCCATAAGATTTTGTGGGTTGGACCGGAAGGCGCCGACTGCGTTCCGTTTTTCAAAGAGCAAGGAGTCTCGACGATCATTCTCCGCAATCGTCTCCGCGTCGACGGCTATGTCGCCGAAGTTGATGCAGTGAACGACGCGTTTCAAGCGATTCGCATCGTCCGGGCTCATGCAGCGGAGTGGAAGCTCGATCCGGCGAAGATTGGGATCATGGGCTTCTCAGCTGGAGCCGAACTCTCGGCGCCGACGGCGATAGCCTACGAAGCGTTTGAGCGCGATCATAGCGGCGCCGACGATCCGTTGGCGAAGGTCTCGGCTCGGCCTGATTTCGTCGGTGTGATTTATCCTGGGCCGACTCCCTTCACTGCGAATCCGGAAGCGAAGATTCCGGCCGACGTTCCCCCGAGCTTCATCGCTTCGGCAGGGTCGGGCGATCGGGTCCACGCGCTGTGGGCGGCCGACTACTTCACCGCGATGCTGAAAGCGGGAGCGCCGAATCTAGAGATGCACATCTACGGCAACGGCGGCCACGGCGGCGGCATCAAAGACCGGGGCGGCATTCCGTTCGGAACGTGGCCAGCCAGCTATTTGGCCTGGCTGAAAGATCTCGGCTTTCTCAACAAGCCGGGCGTTCCGACCAAAGCGGCGACCGATGTCGCCGCTTATGCGAAGAAGTCGAAGAACTAG
- a CDS encoding glycoside hydrolase family 76 protein: protein MKKLLTLVLLLVTASSLQAKDRPDYKRQAETVTDHIQKTFFDSDSGVYFKTTKRDKLDWVWLQSVMFANLAAAARIEPEKYAQPMDAYFKALDGYWDDKVQIPGYEPGLTKGNGNDKYYDDNAWLAIAFVEAYETNRDARYLKRADETQRFVLSGWDDEIGGGIWWHERHKDGTKNTCANGPAAVGCLVLAKHEPEKAAALIQKARDIVAWTNSALQDSDGLFDDRKVVKTGEIKRGKLTYNSALMLRANLGLYRATGEQAYLDEAIRIGKAADWFLDSQTGVYRDALRYCHFMIEADLELYEETGDTHYLKRAQHNVDALYARWEAEKPDDMMSSACLARVLWLMSEVEVK from the coding sequence ATGAAAAAGCTACTGACGCTCGTCCTGCTGCTAGTGACAGCCAGTTCTCTTCAGGCGAAAGATCGCCCCGACTACAAACGTCAGGCCGAAACGGTCACCGATCACATTCAGAAGACCTTCTTCGATTCCGACAGCGGCGTCTATTTCAAGACGACCAAACGGGACAAGCTCGACTGGGTCTGGCTGCAAAGCGTGATGTTTGCGAATCTCGCCGCCGCCGCGCGCATTGAACCGGAGAAGTACGCTCAGCCGATGGACGCCTATTTCAAGGCGCTTGATGGTTACTGGGACGACAAGGTGCAGATCCCAGGCTACGAACCAGGACTGACGAAGGGGAACGGGAACGACAAGTATTACGACGACAACGCCTGGCTGGCGATCGCTTTCGTCGAAGCGTACGAAACGAACCGCGACGCCCGTTATCTGAAGCGAGCCGACGAGACGCAGCGATTTGTCCTCAGTGGTTGGGACGACGAAATCGGCGGCGGCATCTGGTGGCATGAGCGTCACAAAGATGGAACGAAGAACACGTGCGCCAACGGTCCGGCCGCAGTCGGTTGTCTCGTCCTGGCGAAGCATGAACCGGAAAAGGCCGCGGCGCTGATCCAAAAGGCCCGCGACATCGTCGCGTGGACCAATTCCGCGCTGCAAGATTCCGACGGCCTGTTTGACGATCGCAAAGTGGTGAAGACCGGCGAGATCAAACGAGGGAAGTTGACCTACAACAGCGCCCTGATGTTGCGTGCAAACCTGGGGCTTTACCGCGCGACCGGCGAACAGGCTTACCTGGACGAAGCGATTCGCATCGGCAAAGCGGCCGATTGGTTTTTGGATTCGCAAACCGGCGTCTATCGCGACGCGCTGCGCTATTGTCACTTTATGATCGAAGCGGACTTGGAGCTTTACGAAGAAACCGGCGATACGCACTATCTGAAGCGGGCGCAGCACAACGTCGACGCGCTCTACGCTCGGTGGGAAGCGGAGAAGCCGGACGACATGATGTCGAGCGCCTGTTTGGCTCGCGTCCTCTGGCTGATGTCGGAAGTGGAAGTGAAGTAG
- a CDS encoding SGNH/GDSL hydrolase family protein — translation MAARRKRLAAISIGGLLIVGCALFYVKYFMLRSIGSGPAGPAVAAEPFAEIWTDRQVRLVGIGDSVTAGLGANTQSHTYFNRLIANPDDEFADMQGRSLSKVLPNLVSDNFAISGSTSRDHLNVIDDRLEMQSPDEFGLVVMTSGGNDLIHNYGRTAPRECAMYGATLAQAEPWIDAFHVRLDEMLTKIDASFPGGCEIFLADIYDPTDGIGDAPSVYLPDWPDGLAIHARYNKVINEVAAGHPNVHVVPLYQNFLGHGAHSGQFWRSTYDAEDPHYWFFENIEDPNDRGYDAIRRVFLNAIVENSQLVPAER, via the coding sequence ATGGCGGCACGACGAAAGCGACTAGCGGCGATCTCGATCGGCGGGCTCCTGATCGTCGGCTGCGCCTTGTTCTATGTGAAGTACTTCATGCTGCGCAGCATCGGCAGTGGTCCTGCTGGTCCGGCGGTCGCGGCGGAGCCGTTCGCCGAGATCTGGACCGACCGGCAAGTTCGTCTCGTCGGAATCGGCGACAGCGTCACGGCCGGACTTGGCGCTAATACGCAAAGCCATACGTACTTCAATCGTTTGATCGCCAACCCCGACGACGAGTTCGCCGACATGCAGGGGCGCTCGCTATCGAAGGTGCTTCCCAATCTAGTCTCCGATAACTTCGCGATTTCCGGTTCGACGTCGCGGGATCACCTGAACGTGATTGACGACCGCTTGGAAATGCAATCGCCCGACGAATTTGGTCTGGTGGTGATGACGTCCGGCGGAAACGACCTGATTCATAACTACGGACGAACCGCCCCCAGAGAGTGCGCGATGTATGGGGCGACGCTGGCTCAAGCAGAGCCGTGGATCGACGCGTTTCACGTCCGCTTGGACGAGATGCTCACGAAGATCGACGCCAGTTTTCCGGGCGGATGCGAGATCTTCCTCGCCGACATCTACGATCCGACCGACGGCATCGGCGATGCCCCGAGCGTCTATCTTCCCGATTGGCCGGATGGCCTGGCGATTCATGCCAGGTACAACAAGGTGATCAACGAGGTCGCCGCTGGCCATCCGAACGTTCACGTCGTGCCGCTTTACCAGAACTTTTTGGGGCATGGCGCCCATAGCGGCCAGTTTTGGCGTTCAACCTATGACGCGGAGGATCCGCACTATTGGTTCTTCGAAAACATCGAAGACCCGAACGACCGCGGTTATGACGCGATTCGTCGGGTCTTCTTGAATGCGATCGTCGAAAACTCGCAGCTGGTACCGGCCGAACGTTAG
- a CDS encoding alpha/beta hydrolase: MLNQTTIRAITLRILSLVMLATIVGAAIGEESYTENPGSEGNGDYVIGPDYKIDPDLTDRGNPKGKLFQFNMPLAESKIYRGDDSTLDPKKPVRKERKIFVYIPAAYKDGTKAPILVSLDAPNRMNLIQHALDNLTISKDPARRIPPFILIGVENGGDDSYGSQRGLEYDTMSGRFAHFVNDEVLPAVLNDPQIKAAYPHIALTDNPWGKAIMGCSSGGAAALTAGWFRPDLFRRLITYSGTFVDQQDDDAAEEAEYPLGAWEYHSGKKLIETSEKKPLRIFTHVAENDNRAKDPEETYHNWVMANERTAAALKAKGYDYRYVFSKATRHCEGKVFETTLADTLIWMWRGYHAD; this comes from the coding sequence ATGCTCAACCAAACAACGATCCGCGCTATCACCCTGCGCATTCTTTCCCTCGTCATGTTGGCGACCATTGTCGGCGCCGCGATTGGCGAAGAGTCTTACACCGAAAATCCCGGCAGCGAAGGGAACGGCGACTATGTGATCGGTCCCGACTACAAGATCGATCCCGATCTGACCGATCGCGGCAATCCCAAAGGGAAGCTGTTCCAGTTCAACATGCCGCTGGCCGAAAGCAAGATCTATCGCGGCGACGACTCGACGCTCGATCCGAAGAAACCGGTTCGTAAAGAACGGAAGATCTTCGTTTACATTCCGGCTGCCTACAAAGATGGCACGAAGGCGCCGATCCTGGTGTCGCTTGACGCTCCCAACCGGATGAACCTGATTCAGCACGCGCTCGACAATCTGACCATCTCCAAAGATCCGGCGCGGCGAATTCCCCCATTCATCCTGATTGGCGTCGAAAACGGCGGCGACGACAGCTACGGCAGCCAACGTGGCCTGGAATATGACACGATGTCCGGCCGCTTCGCCCACTTCGTCAATGACGAAGTCCTTCCGGCCGTCCTCAACGATCCGCAAATCAAGGCCGCCTATCCCCATATCGCACTGACCGACAATCCCTGGGGCAAAGCGATCATGGGGTGCAGCTCCGGCGGCGCCGCGGCGCTAACCGCCGGTTGGTTTCGGCCTGACCTGTTTCGCCGCTTGATTACCTACTCTGGAACCTTCGTCGATCAGCAGGATGACGACGCCGCGGAAGAAGCGGAGTACCCGCTCGGCGCGTGGGAGTATCACTCCGGCAAGAAGCTGATCGAAACGAGCGAAAAGAAACCGCTGCGAATCTTCACGCATGTCGCCGAGAACGACAACCGAGCCAAAGATCCGGAAGAAACCTATCACAACTGGGTCATGGCCAACGAGCGGACCGCCGCCGCACTGAAGGCGAAGGGCTACGACTATCGTTACGTCTTCAGCAAAGCGACTCGCCACTGCGAAGGCAAGGTCTTTGAAACGACGCTCGCCGACACGCTCATCTGGATGTGGCGCGGTTACCACGCCGACTAA
- a CDS encoding ArsR/SmtB family transcription factor has translation MVKKTASIDDVFRALADPTRRQVLERLSRGPASVSELAKPFEMAMPSFVQHLGVLEDCDLVRSTKKGRVRTFELVPQSLQTAEDWLGQQRQLWERRLDQLDDYLLKLKDKQS, from the coding sequence ATGGTGAAGAAAACCGCTTCAATCGACGACGTTTTTCGCGCACTGGCCGATCCGACGCGTCGCCAGGTGCTTGAGCGGCTCAGTCGCGGACCGGCGTCGGTCAGCGAGTTGGCCAAGCCATTTGAGATGGCGATGCCGTCGTTCGTGCAACATCTGGGCGTGCTCGAAGATTGCGACCTGGTTCGCTCGACGAAGAAGGGACGTGTGCGGACATTCGAGTTGGTGCCGCAATCGCTGCAAACGGCGGAAGATTGGCTCGGCCAACAGCGTCAGCTGTGGGAACGCCGTTTGGATCAACTCGACGACTACCTTTTGAAACTCAAGGACAAGCAGTCATGA